The nucleotide window TAATAGGAACCATCAGAGGCTTAGAAAAAATTAGAAGAGCACTAGTGGAGTCACTCTCTAGCCAAATATTCCTCCATCCTTTTTGTGCTGCATAACACCAAAATTATTTCCTTGACACTTCGGCAATTAGGAGAAACCACAAATGAATCCAGGAAAGCAAAATCTCTAACATTCCAATAGAGGAAATTCATTGATCACTCGAATGATTGTCACCCCGGGTACGGGATTTATTAGGCTGCTTTGCTAAGACTTGTTGTACCTTGagtttctgtttctgttttcTTGTTAGAACAGGCATGAAGTCTTCAGCTGCTGATCTTTCATCATATTCTCGGACTCTTCCCCACAAATCTAAACCATGTTGGATATTCTTGCTAGGATGAACCTCTTGCTTTTGCAAAATAACCACATCTTGTTCCTTTTCCGTGGGCATACTTCCACTAACAACACTGGGTGGTTCGACAGCCACATGTGATTTCAAGGCATGTGATCCAGCATACACGTCATCGTGCTCAACAACAGTATCCGTCTGAACCTGCACCGATTCAATAGACCCTTCATGCACCTCTTGGTGCTCAACAACATGTGATGAATGTGGTGCACTCTCAATGGGAACTTTGGGACTCTCCTCCAGCTCCCTCAGGCTCGAAAGATTGCGCTCACTCTCGTGAGAACCTTTGGGACTCTCTTCCAGCTCCCTCGGGCTCGAACGATTGTGATCCACCTCATCTGAAAGCAAACCAGAGACATCATCCATCGTGGGGTTCTCCAACACCTCCCTAGATGtcatataataacaacatatgcAACAGTAGCTAGATACATTTTTTTCGTCAAAAAGAAACCAATTGACTacttatttaattcatttttttttttttaagaaatttcattcattcttatttattaattttgttacgtctGCAGCAACTTAACGTAAATATTTTCCACTCATTCGCTTTATTAgatttgcaattatttaacctaacaaattccctctaaaaaaatgcattgcacatcaatttcattcctatactcttaccttttttttttttgaagaaaatattttctaccaTATCAATGATATTAAAGattattcctaaaaaaaaaaaatgatgttaaaGATTATTTATTGATCTCTTTCATTACAAATTAccgtaaacaaaaaaaaaaactactcgtAATATgctaattgaaacaaaaaaaatcacgtGACAAAAAATTGAGATTTGAAAATTGTTTCAGCATTGTAAACCTAACATGTTTTaaattgtaatatatatatatatatatatattttttttttttagaggaattgtAATATATTATAAAGGGTAAAAAGGGATTTTTATAAAGTTGTAAgggtaaatttgaaaaaaaaaaagataagctATATGCTTAAATGCTACTTGAAATAGCGTCtgaaaaataagctataagttagtaaaataagttataagctcgtgaTGAAAAGACTGTTACTAAATAGAGTTCTTTTTTGCAGACGAGCTTAATATCACTAGTGTCACTAGTACCAGAACCAGAGGTAGCACCTGAAGCAAACATGTTTTCCAGAGGATcttttatttgttacattgttaaGTGATTTAGCAACAAACCAGACTCTGAAACcaactgaaggtgagaaaaaaacacaaaaagaagggaggttgaattgtgttgattttttcacaattttttttaagtatttataAAAACAGTGCAGGGTCTGATCAGAAGCAGGTTTTTATCAGAGTCTAAAGCAGAGTTATTGAGTGAAATGAAATTTAACacagagagaaaagagagaatgagACAACACAAAGAAATTATACCGGTTCATCCAGCAAATCGAGATTAGTTCAGTCCCCTTACACTTTCAAAGAATTTTCACTATAATCTCACTATTACAATTTACTCAAACACACAACTAAGAGACTTCTAAGAGATTTTCTTGTGTGATTGAGCAAATGAAGTCGCTTACTTATATAATTGAGCAAATGAACTTCTAAGAGAAAGTCTGACTTATAATATACACTACTCCTTCTAGTTgctattataaacaaatattaattattcaacttcattgagtaattgatgtatctgaCTTATAATATAGTTCAAATACACCAGTTATGCAAATAAAGACATATTTTAATCCCATTTTAGAGCAAAAActcattttgatccctcacaACTTTCAATCTATCCTATTCAGtccttaataaaaataaaactcaattCAGTCAATAACATTTGGATAGCGATTGACAAATTAATACTTTTATTATACCGAACCAAAGTTTGTTTcagttttgaaaattgtgatgGAGTCTTCACTCTACAAGAGAATTAAAAAATTGGATAATATTTGAAGGAAATATTGTAGCTAGTTCCATATGATTCagaaaagagttttttttactgaaaaattcGTCAAAAGAagatatttataaaaagaaaaagtaatttttttatttcttttttgaatcagcaaatattattaaacgccATCATCGCAAGACGTAAGGTATGGACAAAACAAGATACAAATGATGCCGTATATAGACGGTGCCACTAGTTTCACCAGACTTTAGAACAAAATCAACAGGGCACCCCTCGCCCCCAGTACATCAGAGAACACCATATCAAGTCAAACAGGATTGCAGCTAGTCAccgactcccgatctcgaagcaaAAGTAACCGGCCCACCGAAAACCATCACACAATAATCAAGATAAACTGCATGATAAGCGGTGGTGCAAACGACAAAcacatcaaaaggaagaggctCATCTCAACAGGCACGCACCCTCCAAAACTCTGTAAACACCTTAAACAACCCAAAAATACCAATAAGAACTAGTGACGACGAACGTGGATCCGTGTGCTAGAGGCTGTCTCTAAAGAAAATCTCCCCAACAAACACCCACCTGCTCACCTAAACTGCACCAACCACCTCCTTAAAAAGCTCCCGTCCGCAAAACCGTTCTGACACCAAAACCGAGTCCCAAAATGCCACGACCACCCatccaacaacaataaataCATACCAACAATGACTTCAGAGGGGGTCTGCcaccaaaacaagaaaaatctGAAGCTAAACGGCCACTAGCGCGAAACACCACGATCCTTACGAATAgaaaatgtaaattatttatcaaaaaaagaaaaaagaaagtaagttccaacttttttaactttttccgtatactatttattattagtAGAATGCAACCCTTCATAGTTTTCctccaaaaaattgaaatggaaaATAAGTTTATACTATGACTTGTATTGGAATTTGAAAGAGTGGAAAATTGACCATTTATTTCTAGTGTAATTTTGCATTGATATATCATCACACCCTTCTTTTTTGACTAAGAAACAAAACTTCATagttttccttcaaaatattttaacgaAATGTCTTCTCAAGAACTTGAACATCAGAACAATGGTgtccactttttcaaaattattcttGCAAGTATCCTTCAAGAAGGAAAACtggtaataatttttctttttattcttttcacAATCTAAATATGAATTTAAGAATTAGGAGTATAATAAAATAACGGTAAAATTAAGTTTACACTACTTCATATAAAcctattcaatttttttttttttttttttacacttttaagGGTACACCAATTTGACACACATATTAATCGTCCATATGTCTTTTGTGTGCTTTGAATgattagttattttttatattaattatgcATAGAAATTGCACATATAatgttgttatttatttactttttccaGTTCTCAATTTTCTGCAAAATGCTTTTTTAGACATGAAAAAATACTTTGATCTAAAATAagatttttgtatttatttattgattgatattgattattttttctttgatcaatattaaatttgattgattttgtgtttgataGAGAGTGCCAATAAATTTTGCGAGGAGGCATTGGCATGGAATAACAAACCCAGTCACTCTAAGGCTTCCAACTATGGCACAAATGAACGTTACTTGGGAGAAAACCAGTGATTATGATGTTTGGTTTTGCAATGGTTGGAAAGAATTTGCAAATTATTTGTCTTTGCGTGATTCACAACTTTTGGTCTTTCGATATCGAAAAAAATCTCTCTTTGATGTGATTGTATTCGGTAAATGCGGATTAGAAATAAAATACCCTTTAAGAGAAACTTGTGATGGTTCTTTGAAAGTTACCGAGGATCCTTCATCATCGCCTGGTAAAAGGCGAAAATCTCCATCACCATGTGTGAAGGTTTGTAAGAAGATGAAAATCAACCCAGAGGAACAAAAAGAATCTAAGCATGAGAAGAAAATATTCCAATCTCAagcaaaatttcataattttaagGATATGAACAatggttagtttttttttatcatgttatatttctttttatttcattctttttttattttttgtcttatttttttagatgtttgtgcatatatatatatatatatattttgtggtGTAGCAGGTAATAGTCGTGATGATATCAAGGAGAAAAGCAAAGTTTTGTACGAGAAAGTGAACGAAAAATTTAGCCATGACAAGGACTTTTTTGCATGTATGATCAAGAAGACACACATTGAGAGAGATCTTTTGGTAACAAACTATTTTATTTGATCACATCTAGtaataattcattaaaaaaatatagacgTGAATATTATCGATTTAttatccattttaaaatgaaattatttattatgtacTGACAGTGTAATTATTATATACTTGGACCGGTAAAAACTTACCTTAGACCATCCACAACAGAGCACCCTAAATTGGGTGCTTAAATTGAATTCATATTCTCACATTACTCATTTTACTGTAATACTTAATAAACACCAATTTTCTCCAACCTAGTaccttaaaagaaattattaaatagattccacaaataattttatatcattacatttcaacaaaatttatttattttattaagatttattaaatgagacccatgaaaaatgaagagaaagagagagggtGCTTCCATAGCCACCCTTCTCCATAGCCACCCATGTATTATACTCCACAATGGAGGGTGCCTATTTAATGTGGTGCTAAATAGGTGAAGTACCCTCCATTGTTGATGGTCTGCGCCCTTAAACCTAGCTCATGCTTGGGGACTGTGGACCATTATGTTCCTAGATAAAACCTAAAGAAAGCGTGCAACCACAAAGTAAGAAGCCGCCCTCTCATCCATACCTTCACACGAAAGATTACTAGGAAGATAATCCCATGCGCCCCCATAATATGGAACCAACTGGATAGCTTCTCAAAGGCTGTTACGGAAAAAGAGGCCAAAAGGAACTATAAATATCACCCTTGGCATCATTCCCAAGATACGACCAAAACACTGACCTAAAACCCTAATCACTTAGCTTCTTCTCAAGCTGAATATTCTTACTGTGGTTATTTCAAGCACATTACGATAACGggtttttgttatattatttaaaacatCGACGAAAATACCTAGATGAATTTTGATTGGTTGCGTAGGTAAAAAAGTTATATAGC belongs to Medicago truncatula cultivar Jemalong A17 chromosome 6, MtrunA17r5.0-ANR, whole genome shotgun sequence and includes:
- the LOC25496315 gene encoding B3 domain-containing protein At4g01580; its protein translation is MSSQELEHQNNGVHFFKIILASILQEGKLRVPINFARRHWHGITNPVTLRLPTMAQMNVTWEKTSDYDVWFCNGWKEFANYLSLRDSQLLVFRYRKKSLFDVIVFGKCGLEIKYPLRETCDGSLKVTEDPSSSPGKRRKSPSPCVKVIPTEFVKTHMHMMEEGNAILFVDQDRTWNVDLDLTLNKQFALTSGWSEFCAHNNLKFGDGWLEFLKDCYLKEGDTCLLKMSGGTGLELEKPRTSGGATYK